From Demequina capsici, one genomic window encodes:
- a CDS encoding helix-turn-helix transcriptional regulator: MRRVRDRIDREHALPLDVEALARGVHMSSGHLSRRFKAAFGEAPYSYLMTRRVERAMALLRRGDTSVTEACFTVGFSSLGTFSTRFAELVGMPPSDYRDRAATHPLDLPTCVVKVASRPVRNREAPPLGPA, encoded by the coding sequence ATGCGGCGCGTGCGCGATCGCATCGACCGGGAGCATGCGCTGCCGCTCGACGTCGAGGCGCTCGCCCGCGGCGTCCACATGTCGTCGGGGCATCTGAGCAGGCGGTTCAAGGCCGCCTTCGGGGAGGCCCCTTACTCGTACCTGATGACCCGTCGGGTGGAGCGTGCGATGGCGTTGCTGCGCCGGGGCGACACGTCAGTGACGGAGGCGTGCTTCACCGTCGGCTTCTCCTCGCTCGGCACGTTCTCCACACGTTTCGCGGAGCTGGTCGGCATGCCCCCGTCCGACTACAGGGATCGGGCCGCGACGCATCCGCTCGACCTCCCCACGTGCGTCGTCAAGGTCGCCTCGCGGCCGGTCAGGAATCGAGAAGCGCCCCCGCTCGGCCCCGCGTAG